Proteins from a genomic interval of Sphingobacterium sp. SYP-B4668:
- a CDS encoding YceI family protein, with product MKKIVLFAAVAALVLGSCAGNPEGKKADTSDSTAIVETPTTGDAYTVDAAQSKVVWTGTKVTGAHTGTVAVKSGTIHVENNTLIGGDFVLDMNTISSTDLEGEYKGKLDGHLKSADFFDVTQFPEATFAIAKAEVGATPADLKITGNLTIKGVNKSITFDAKVLESTDTTIKTHADFNIVRGDWGVNYTGKEDDLISKEINFKIDIVATKK from the coding sequence ATGAAAAAAATCGTTTTATTCGCGGCAGTTGCTGCTCTAGTATTGGGTTCTTGTGCAGGTAATCCAGAAGGAAAGAAAGCTGATACTTCTGATTCTACAGCTATTGTTGAAACACCTACCACAGGCGATGCCTATACAGTGGATGCTGCTCAATCGAAAGTAGTATGGACAGGTACAAAAGTGACAGGTGCGCATACTGGTACAGTAGCTGTCAAGTCAGGTACCATTCATGTCGAGAATAATACGTTGATTGGTGGGGATTTTGTTTTGGATATGAATACAATCAGCTCTACTGACTTAGAGGGTGAATATAAAGGTAAATTGGATGGACATTTAAAGTCAGCAGATTTCTTTGATGTAACGCAATTCCCTGAAGCAACATTCGCTATTGCAAAGGCTGAAGTAGGGGCTACACCTGCTGATTTAAAAATTACTGGAAATTTGACAATCAAAGGGGTGAATAAGAGCATTACTTTCGATGCAAAAGTATTGGAGTCTACAGATACCACTATCAAGACCCATGCTGACTTTAACATCGTCAGAGGAGATTGGGGAGTGAACTATACAGGAAAAGAGGATGATTTGATTTCTAAAGAAATCAATTTTAAGATTGATATCGTAGCAACCAAGAAATAG
- the murA gene encoding UDP-N-acetylglucosamine 1-carboxyvinyltransferase codes for MNAFEINGGKPLKGEIVPQGAKNEALQIISAVLLTEEPMTITNVPDIKDVNKLIELLQSLGVKVNRVDKDTYVFEAKDIDIDYFLSEEFKVKGGGLRGSIMIVGPLLARFGKAAIPKPGGDKIGRRRLDTHFLGFEKLGAKFVYDAENHFFNVDATELTGAFILLDEASVTGTANIVMAAVLAKGTTTIYNAACEPYLQQLCKMLNRMGAKISGIGSNLLTIEGVERLGGTSHKMLPDMIEIGSFIGLAAMTGSEITIKDVCYKELGIIPTIFSRLGIKLELRGDDIFIPAQEHYEIETFIDGSILTVSDSPWPGFTPDLLSIVLVTAIQAKGNVLIHQKMFESRLFFVDKLIDMGAQIILCDPHRATVIGLDKAFKLRGIEMTSPDIRAGVSLLIAALSAQGKSRIYNIEQIERGYQNIEERLKALGADIRRVEASPVGH; via the coding sequence ATGAATGCATTTGAGATAAATGGAGGAAAACCATTAAAGGGAGAGATTGTTCCTCAGGGGGCTAAAAATGAAGCTTTACAGATTATATCTGCCGTATTGTTGACGGAAGAACCAATGACAATAACCAATGTCCCTGATATCAAGGATGTAAATAAGCTGATTGAACTGTTGCAGTCGCTAGGTGTTAAGGTGAATCGTGTGGATAAAGATACCTACGTATTTGAGGCAAAGGATATCGATATTGATTACTTTCTTTCAGAAGAATTTAAGGTGAAGGGTGGGGGGTTACGCGGCTCTATTATGATTGTAGGTCCATTGCTGGCACGATTTGGTAAAGCGGCCATCCCCAAACCAGGTGGAGATAAAATAGGAAGAAGACGTCTGGATACTCATTTTCTTGGATTTGAGAAGTTGGGCGCTAAATTTGTGTATGATGCCGAAAACCATTTTTTCAATGTGGATGCTACTGAATTGACCGGTGCGTTTATTTTGTTGGATGAAGCCTCTGTGACAGGTACGGCCAATATCGTGATGGCTGCTGTGTTGGCAAAGGGAACTACCACTATTTACAATGCAGCTTGTGAGCCGTATCTTCAACAGCTATGTAAGATGTTGAATAGGATGGGGGCTAAGATTAGCGGGATTGGATCTAATCTATTGACAATCGAAGGGGTAGAAAGACTTGGTGGAACCAGCCATAAGATGCTGCCAGATATGATAGAAATAGGTTCATTTATTGGACTGGCTGCGATGACTGGATCGGAGATCACAATCAAAGATGTTTGTTACAAAGAGTTGGGAATCATACCTACTATTTTTTCTCGACTGGGAATCAAACTGGAGTTGAGGGGAGATGATATATTTATTCCTGCTCAGGAGCATTATGAAATAGAGACCTTTATTGACGGGTCTATTTTGACGGTGTCCGATTCTCCTTGGCCAGGATTTACACCCGACCTATTGAGTATCGTATTGGTCACCGCAATCCAAGCAAAGGGAAATGTGCTTATCCATCAAAAAATGTTCGAGAGCCGTTTGTTTTTCGTTGACAAATTAATCGATATGGGCGCCCAGATTATTCTTTGTGACCCACATCGTGCTACTGTAATCGGTCTAGATAAAGCATTTAAATTAAGAGGCATCGAGATGACCTCACCGGATATACGCGCAGGAGTATCGCTACTTATAGCAGCGCTATCTGCACAAGGTAAATCTAGAATTTATAATATTGAGCAGATTGAACGAGGGTACCAAAATATCGAGGAAAGATTGAAGGCCCTAGGTGCGGATATTCGGAGAGTAGAAGCTAGTCCTGTAGGTCATTAG
- a CDS encoding DUF4290 domain-containing protein, with amino-acid sequence MDFDYNSTRPKLILAEYGRNVQNMVDYICSLPTKEERNRHAQVVIDMMGVLNPHLRDVADFKHKLWDHLRIISDFKIDVDSPYPVQSREDVKHKPQILNYPQHKIRFKHYGHTAETMIERAILISDETKKGQMTVSIANFMKMAYLTWNKDSVSDEQILADLKELSKGALSLPEGTVLTKLDFKTPPPGNRVKTQAGGASTNNNKGSNQQKAGSNMKKPGGFVKRNNNNNNNNGGGAKKSYHSNNNHSNNHKRG; translated from the coding sequence ATGGATTTTGATTATAACAGCACTAGACCCAAGCTTATATTAGCTGAATATGGGAGAAATGTGCAAAATATGGTGGATTATATTTGTTCACTTCCTACTAAAGAGGAACGCAATAGGCATGCTCAAGTCGTGATTGATATGATGGGGGTGTTGAACCCACATTTACGGGATGTCGCCGATTTTAAGCACAAGTTGTGGGATCACCTCCGCATTATTTCTGACTTTAAGATTGATGTAGATTCTCCTTATCCTGTCCAAAGCAGAGAGGATGTGAAACATAAACCGCAGATACTAAACTATCCGCAACATAAAATCCGTTTCAAGCACTATGGACATACCGCTGAGACGATGATTGAACGTGCAATCTTAATCTCAGATGAAACCAAAAAGGGACAGATGACTGTGTCAATTGCTAATTTTATGAAAATGGCCTATCTGACATGGAATAAAGATTCAGTATCGGACGAGCAGATTCTAGCAGACTTGAAGGAGCTTTCAAAAGGCGCACTTTCTCTCCCGGAAGGAACGGTACTGACTAAGCTTGATTTTAAAACCCCTCCTCCAGGAAACAGGGTGAAGACGCAAGCCGGTGGCGCTTCCACAAATAACAATAAGGGTAGTAATCAGCAAAAGGCAGGTAGCAATATGAAGAAACCTGGTGGCTTTGTGAAGCGGAATAACAATAATAACAATAACAATGGTGGTGGTGCAAAAAAGAGCTATCACAGTAATAACAACCATTCCAATAATCATAAAAGAGGATAA
- a CDS encoding ATP-dependent helicase, whose translation MDYLAGLNPSQRAAVEQVQGPVMIVAGAGSGKTRVITYRVAHLIQKGIDPFNILVLTFTNKAAKEMRERIIKVVGNEAKNIWMGTFHSVFAKILRVEAELIGYPRNFTIYDSDDTKSLIRTILREMNLDDKLYNANHVYSRISQAKNNLISPQEYNKNEAIKAEDQSNGRGQMGEIYMTYAQRCYRAGAMDFDDLLFKTNVLLNKHPEVLHKYQHQFKYLMVDEYQDTNFSQYLIVKRLAAVNENICVVGDDAQSIYAFRGANIQNILNFQKDYPEVKVFKLEQNYRSTKMIVNAANSIIANNKNQLEKNVFSDNEEGEKIKVNRAFSDNEEGKIVADLIAEEKSLKGLRYKDFAILYRTNAQSRAMEEALRKIGIPYKIYGGTSFYQRKEIKDLIAYFRLTFNPNDEEALKRVINYPRRGIGDTTLERIMIAADQQQLRLWDVVANAQMFLDGRSASSVGGFATMVQSFQAMSKGHSAFDTAMHIAQHSGILKELYADKSVEGLSRYENIQELLNGIKEFSEREDIEDKGLDIFMQDIALLTNDDNDKDPNADTVSLMTIHSSKGLEFPIVFIVGLEENLFPSQLSLNSRTELEEERRLFYVAVTRAEKKLLISYATSRYRWGTLNNCEPSRFLDELNPACLDLDFKPRAMPSSAGDGFQRDRVNWQQKDQDVFTKPKPKIVKTTSILPKAHTPTPGFTPSDTSGLQVGMEVEHERFGFGKVVNLEGNKTDIKATIFFKELGQKQLLLKFAKLRIVQ comes from the coding sequence TTGGATTATCTAGCAGGATTAAACCCATCCCAAAGAGCAGCTGTAGAGCAGGTGCAAGGGCCGGTGATGATTGTCGCAGGAGCGGGGTCCGGTAAGACACGCGTGATTACCTACCGTGTAGCCCATCTCATTCAAAAAGGTATAGATCCCTTTAATATCTTGGTATTGACCTTTACGAATAAGGCTGCTAAGGAGATGCGTGAACGTATCATTAAGGTTGTTGGCAACGAAGCGAAAAATATTTGGATGGGAACATTTCACTCTGTATTTGCCAAAATTTTGCGTGTGGAGGCTGAGTTAATCGGTTATCCACGTAACTTCACCATCTATGATTCAGATGATACCAAAAGTTTGATTAGGACTATTCTGAGGGAAATGAACCTTGATGATAAGCTTTATAATGCCAATCATGTTTACAGTCGGATTTCTCAAGCTAAGAATAATCTGATCTCTCCGCAAGAGTATAATAAAAACGAAGCAATCAAAGCTGAGGATCAATCCAACGGCCGCGGGCAGATGGGAGAGATTTACATGACTTATGCGCAACGCTGTTATCGCGCTGGAGCAATGGATTTTGACGATCTTCTCTTCAAGACCAACGTGCTCTTGAATAAGCATCCCGAAGTGCTGCATAAATATCAGCATCAGTTTAAGTACCTAATGGTGGATGAGTATCAGGATACTAACTTTTCCCAATACCTCATTGTGAAGCGACTTGCTGCGGTTAATGAGAATATATGTGTGGTAGGGGATGATGCACAGAGTATATATGCCTTTCGTGGTGCTAATATTCAGAATATCCTCAACTTTCAGAAGGATTACCCCGAGGTGAAGGTATTCAAATTGGAACAAAACTATCGGTCGACGAAGATGATTGTCAATGCTGCAAATAGCATCATCGCCAATAATAAGAACCAATTGGAGAAGAATGTGTTCTCGGATAATGAAGAAGGAGAAAAAATCAAGGTAAACCGTGCTTTTTCGGATAACGAAGAGGGGAAGATTGTTGCCGATTTGATTGCGGAAGAGAAGTCATTGAAGGGATTGCGTTATAAAGATTTTGCAATTTTGTACCGTACCAACGCGCAGTCTAGGGCAATGGAGGAGGCTTTGCGTAAAATCGGTATACCTTATAAGATATATGGTGGTACTTCTTTCTATCAAAGAAAGGAAATCAAAGATTTAATCGCCTATTTTAGACTGACCTTCAATCCTAATGATGAAGAGGCCTTGAAACGAGTTATCAATTACCCTCGTAGAGGGATTGGTGATACGACTTTAGAACGTATTATGATTGCGGCGGACCAACAACAATTGAGATTGTGGGATGTAGTAGCCAACGCACAGATGTTTTTGGACGGGAGAAGTGCATCATCAGTAGGGGGCTTTGCGACGATGGTACAAAGTTTTCAAGCCATGTCCAAAGGACATTCGGCATTCGATACGGCTATGCACATTGCCCAGCATTCTGGAATTTTGAAAGAGCTATATGCTGATAAATCTGTTGAAGGATTGAGTCGGTATGAGAATATTCAGGAGTTGTTGAATGGTATCAAAGAATTTTCTGAGCGTGAAGATATTGAAGATAAAGGATTGGATATCTTTATGCAAGATATTGCGTTATTGACCAATGACGATAATGATAAGGACCCTAATGCGGATACCGTGTCACTGATGACAATTCATTCTTCTAAAGGGTTGGAATTTCCAATTGTCTTTATCGTTGGATTGGAAGAAAATCTATTTCCGTCGCAACTTTCTTTAAATTCAAGAACAGAACTAGAAGAGGAGCGTCGTCTATTCTATGTTGCGGTGACGCGAGCCGAAAAGAAATTGTTGATTTCCTACGCCACCTCCCGCTATCGATGGGGTACATTGAACAACTGCGAACCGAGCCGGTTCTTGGATGAGCTAAATCCTGCATGTCTGGATTTGGATTTTAAGCCTAGGGCTATGCCTTCCTCTGCTGGTGATGGTTTCCAACGTGATCGCGTCAATTGGCAACAGAAAGATCAAGACGTATTCACGAAACCTAAGCCGAAGATTGTTAAAACTACTTCCATATTGCCTAAGGCGCATACGCCTACTCCGGGGTTTACGCCATCGGATACTAGCGGGCTACAAGTGGGGATGGAAGTAGAGCATGAACGCTTTGGCTTTGGTAAGGTTGTGAATCTTGAAGGAAATAAAACGGATATAAAAGCAACTATTTTCTTTAAAGAGTTGGGACAAAAGCAATTGTTGCTTAAATTTGCCAAACTTAGGATTGTACAATAA
- a CDS encoding translocation/assembly module TamB domain-containing protein, with translation MNKFGRIALKTILWIIGSVIALLLLAIFLIRLPSVQNYVVGKVTNYVENKIGTPVKIGYIKIEFPKNLVLQNLYLEDESKDTLVATEELKVDINMLKLLKNTVEIQEISLKGATAKINRSLPDSAFNFDYIVKAFSSEKESTPTADTSSAMLFNIEKVNLDKIRFVYKDDVIGTSAEINLLHFDTRIKTFDLTQNMTFDLPTVNIDGLQAIVKQWSPMTASNAPKAEDFGITDSSVKEADLLPNVGIKTANLKNIKVRYSDASSAMDTQFDIKKLLANIHQIDLNKEIVTLDNIALDGSDSEVIFGKLAKSTTTKTTTADTSASNNWIVSANEIVINKTNFLFRDDNQARMKGFDYGNIKIQDLAGNLENLYYSSDSLSGALNSLSAKDHSGFEIKQMKGDFIYTNTGATIENLYAETPNTLIRDYIKIAYPSLEVVSSKPETLVLDANIRKSHLGMKDIQFFAPFLDTMQVMKPLMTKTFFIDGRVKGKMNDLQIPNLEFKTLNRTHIIASAHIKGLPDVDKMNIDLKLKKLTTGRKDLEQLIAKSMLPDSIQLPTSIGLTGTFNGGMKGFNADLALKTEQGNAFFDGKLNMAGRDTSYDARLRIEDFNIGSVLNMDSTLGIIAVEADVKGHGLNPKTMEADVKGTLLRLDAMGYKYQNIDLNLSASKGDVKGSVSSADPNLDLDLQASADMRGQYPKVKVDMMIDSINLKNLKLMDQDLRYHGKIVADFETADPNFLNGRIDIINSSIAYNNDRFVLDSVSLVAKADTSRNQLMLQSEFLKAHLVGKYKLTELSAAMQDILRIYYQPNANPTVIPPYSPQNFEFSAQLNNSRFIRDFFPDLEELRPVTIDGTFDSQTKSILAKLVAPKVSYAGTKIEDVSLDINTVDSTMYYSTLISKIAVSNIELVNTVLSGKVIQNNLDFGLWIKDKQDKEQYYLGANMKVNDDNYILSLLENGLMLNYETWHIAEGNGLSFGKEGIRAEDFILSNKGQELKIVSQDSSFNSPINLSFNNFRIETFSQMLESEMLNLGGGINGTATVSRLDSKPVFVSDLTIDKFYFGKDTVGNVSIKVNNEIENTYAADVHITENGNDVQLLGEYISPPDGKSYFKATLDLKPLKMKTVEAFSLGYLQRTEGNLEGRLDISGTTDDPKIKGDLVFQDARLNVTMLNADFYMDDQTISFNDAGLAFREFQIKDNRGNMAKINGSIETKDYTDFDFNLNVNTDDFTVVNSTREDNDLFFGKLFVTSTLRIRGDMHKPVVDGNIKANDKTDFVFIVPNDNPGMVQRDGVVRFVNKSDTSAANVFAKLDSMTTTTHLSGIDLTLNLQTDKEAKFKIIMDEGSKDALNIQGTAELNMGIDASEKITMSGTFTVEKGNYSFSFGPISKEFDFQKGSTITWNGDPLDAQLGITAVYKNKFPTLELVQNQIGTESANLYKQRVPFDVKLLLTGELFKPAINFDIDLDEKNAIVSQDVVSKVNNALTALREDQSELNKQVFSLIILGRFMASNPFESLSGGGGLEGTARNTMSSFLSGQLNALASDLIKGVELDFGLESSQDYLTGSGDTRTDLNIGVSKMLFDDRLKITIGSNFEVEGGSRPGEQANNIAGDISLDYQLSQDGRYFARVYRKNQYQATLQGQFVETGIGFIINMDYNKFREIFMNTKQLQQYYDTESKGFRRRFDVERMNTDSVYRDSVRTVIRDSLMIHSPEYRKRQEEKLKEQETLKKDSLEGTTNQSPASKPTDTVKFIVRNEEIERRPNENQ, from the coding sequence TTGAATAAATTTGGAAGAATTGCACTAAAAACTATTTTATGGATCATTGGCTCTGTTATCGCGCTGCTTTTACTTGCCATCTTTTTGATTCGCCTCCCATCTGTTCAAAACTATGTGGTCGGTAAAGTGACCAATTATGTAGAGAACAAGATTGGCACTCCCGTCAAGATAGGCTATATAAAAATAGAATTTCCCAAAAATCTAGTCCTTCAAAACTTATATTTAGAGGACGAGAGCAAAGACACGTTAGTCGCTACCGAAGAGCTCAAGGTAGACATCAATATGCTAAAGTTGCTAAAGAATACCGTCGAAATCCAGGAGATATCTTTGAAAGGTGCAACTGCAAAAATAAATAGGTCGTTGCCCGATAGCGCCTTCAACTTTGACTATATCGTCAAGGCATTTTCTTCTGAAAAAGAAAGTACCCCAACAGCCGACACCTCGTCAGCAATGCTTTTCAACATTGAAAAAGTCAATCTTGACAAAATAAGATTCGTATATAAGGATGATGTCATCGGCACAAGTGCCGAAATCAACCTCCTGCATTTCGACACGCGAATCAAAACGTTCGATCTGACCCAGAATATGACCTTTGACCTTCCTACTGTCAATATCGATGGGCTACAAGCGATTGTTAAGCAATGGTCACCTATGACAGCGTCTAATGCTCCCAAAGCGGAAGACTTTGGTATCACGGATTCATCTGTCAAAGAAGCTGACCTATTGCCCAACGTGGGCATTAAGACTGCTAATCTCAAAAACATAAAAGTCCGATACAGTGATGCGTCATCGGCAATGGATACGCAGTTCGACATCAAAAAATTACTTGCAAATATTCACCAAATCGATCTTAACAAAGAAATAGTCACCTTAGACAATATTGCATTAGATGGTTCGGACTCCGAAGTGATCTTCGGAAAGTTAGCGAAGAGCACGACTACGAAGACAACAACGGCAGACACTTCCGCTTCCAACAATTGGATTGTATCTGCAAATGAAATTGTCATCAACAAAACCAATTTCTTGTTTAGAGATGACAACCAAGCCCGAATGAAGGGTTTCGATTATGGTAATATCAAGATTCAAGATTTGGCAGGAAATCTAGAAAACCTATACTATTCCTCTGATTCACTATCAGGCGCATTAAACTCTCTTTCTGCCAAAGACCATTCCGGATTTGAAATCAAACAGATGAAGGGAGACTTTATATATACCAACACAGGTGCTACTATTGAGAATCTATATGCCGAAACTCCTAACACCTTAATAAGAGACTACATTAAGATTGCCTACCCTTCGTTAGAAGTTGTATCCTCGAAACCGGAAACACTGGTCTTGGATGCCAATATTAGAAAAAGCCATTTGGGTATGAAAGACATTCAGTTTTTCGCGCCCTTTCTAGACACCATGCAAGTCATGAAGCCCCTAATGACCAAAACATTTTTTATAGATGGACGTGTCAAAGGCAAAATGAATGACCTGCAAATCCCTAACCTCGAATTCAAAACCCTCAACCGTACGCATATCATAGCCAGTGCGCATATCAAAGGCCTTCCTGATGTCGATAAAATGAACATTGACCTCAAATTAAAAAAACTAACAACGGGCAGAAAGGATCTAGAGCAGCTTATCGCCAAGTCTATGTTGCCAGACAGCATACAACTCCCCACCTCAATTGGACTGACGGGAACCTTCAATGGAGGTATGAAGGGCTTCAATGCCGATCTAGCACTAAAGACAGAGCAAGGGAATGCTTTCTTTGACGGCAAGCTCAACATGGCAGGCCGTGACACCTCGTATGATGCGCGACTACGTATTGAAGATTTCAATATCGGTAGCGTATTGAATATGGACTCTACTTTAGGTATCATAGCCGTCGAAGCTGATGTAAAAGGGCATGGGTTGAACCCAAAGACCATGGAAGCTGATGTAAAAGGCACTTTGCTCCGATTGGATGCCATGGGTTACAAATATCAAAATATAGATTTAAACCTGTCTGCAAGCAAAGGTGATGTCAAGGGCTCTGTCTCGAGTGCCGACCCTAATTTGGACCTTGACTTACAAGCAAGCGCAGATATGCGCGGACAGTATCCCAAAGTAAAAGTCGACATGATGATTGATAGCATCAATTTAAAGAATTTAAAATTGATGGATCAGGATTTACGATATCATGGCAAAATCGTTGCTGACTTTGAAACTGCAGACCCTAATTTCCTTAACGGTCGTATAGACATCATAAACTCCTCAATAGCCTACAACAATGACCGTTTCGTTCTCGACAGCGTGTCTTTAGTCGCTAAGGCCGATACGTCCAGAAATCAACTGATGTTGCAATCCGAATTTTTAAAGGCCCACTTGGTTGGAAAGTATAAACTTACCGAATTAAGTGCCGCTATGCAGGATATTCTACGTATCTATTATCAACCGAATGCCAACCCTACTGTAATCCCCCCCTACTCTCCCCAAAATTTTGAGTTCAGTGCTCAACTCAATAATTCTAGGTTTATCAGGGATTTCTTCCCCGATTTAGAAGAATTGAGACCTGTTACTATCGATGGTACTTTTGATAGCCAAACCAAAAGTATATTGGCAAAGTTAGTGGCGCCCAAGGTATCATACGCCGGAACCAAGATTGAGGATGTATCTTTAGATATCAACACGGTGGACAGTACGATGTATTACTCGACACTCATCAGTAAAATAGCGGTCAGCAATATCGAATTGGTCAATACCGTATTGAGTGGGAAAGTGATTCAGAACAATCTAGATTTTGGTCTATGGATTAAAGACAAGCAGGATAAGGAGCAATATTATCTTGGGGCCAACATGAAGGTCAATGACGACAACTACATCCTCAGCCTTCTTGAAAATGGCCTTATGCTGAACTACGAGACGTGGCACATTGCCGAAGGCAATGGTCTTTCCTTCGGCAAAGAAGGTATTCGTGCCGAAGATTTCATACTATCAAATAAAGGTCAAGAGCTCAAGATTGTATCCCAAGACTCTTCATTCAACTCTCCTATCAATCTTTCTTTCAACAACTTTCGAATTGAGACCTTCTCTCAAATGCTGGAATCGGAAATGCTTAATCTAGGGGGTGGAATCAATGGCACTGCAACTGTATCCAGACTAGACAGCAAGCCTGTTTTCGTATCCGACCTTACCATCGACAAGTTCTATTTTGGAAAAGACACGGTAGGAAATGTGTCCATAAAGGTCAATAATGAAATCGAGAACACCTACGCCGCCGATGTCCACATTACCGAAAATGGAAATGATGTCCAATTGCTGGGTGAGTATATCAGTCCCCCCGATGGTAAATCATACTTCAAAGCAACGCTAGACCTCAAACCATTGAAGATGAAAACAGTAGAAGCATTCAGTCTAGGCTATCTTCAGCGTACGGAAGGCAATTTAGAGGGAAGATTAGATATCAGTGGTACTACCGACGACCCTAAAATCAAGGGAGACCTCGTATTTCAGGATGCTCGTCTAAATGTTACCATGTTGAATGCAGATTTCTACATGGACGACCAGACCATATCTTTCAATGACGCCGGCTTAGCATTCCGCGAATTCCAGATAAAAGATAATAGGGGCAATATGGCCAAGATTAATGGTTCTATCGAAACAAAAGACTATACTGATTTTGACTTCAACCTCAATGTCAATACCGACGATTTCACAGTCGTCAACTCCACCCGTGAAGACAACGACCTTTTCTTCGGAAAGCTCTTTGTCACTTCTACCCTTCGTATCCGTGGAGATATGCACAAACCCGTAGTAGACGGTAATATCAAGGCAAACGATAAAACCGACTTTGTATTTATCGTCCCCAATGACAATCCAGGTATGGTACAGCGGGATGGCGTAGTTCGATTTGTCAACAAGAGTGACACTTCAGCGGCCAATGTGTTTGCAAAGTTAGACTCCATGACGACCACTACCCACCTTTCGGGTATAGACCTGACACTCAACCTACAAACGGACAAAGAGGCAAAATTCAAAATCATCATGGATGAAGGCTCCAAGGACGCCTTGAATATACAAGGTACAGCAGAGCTTAACATGGGAATTGATGCCAGTGAGAAAATCACGATGTCCGGAACATTTACAGTAGAAAAAGGGAATTATTCATTTAGTTTTGGGCCAATCAGCAAGGAATTTGATTTTCAAAAAGGAAGTACTATCACTTGGAATGGAGACCCACTGGATGCTCAATTAGGTATCACAGCCGTATATAAAAACAAATTTCCAACATTGGAGCTCGTCCAGAATCAAATTGGTACAGAGTCCGCTAATCTGTATAAGCAGCGTGTCCCGTTTGACGTCAAGCTACTATTGACTGGCGAACTATTCAAACCTGCCATCAACTTTGACATCGACTTGGACGAAAAAAATGCAATTGTGTCCCAAGATGTAGTAAGCAAGGTCAATAATGCACTTACTGCACTACGTGAAGACCAATCTGAATTGAATAAACAGGTCTTTTCGCTGATTATACTAGGACGTTTCATGGCTTCCAATCCATTTGAAAGTTTGTCTGGAGGTGGCGGTTTAGAAGGTACGGCTAGAAATACGATGAGTTCATTCCTGAGTGGTCAGCTCAATGCATTAGCATCGGACCTTATCAAAGGTGTTGAACTTGATTTTGGTTTGGAATCCTCGCAAGACTATCTCACGGGCTCTGGCGATACCCGTACAGATTTAAATATTGGTGTATCCAAGATGTTATTTGACGATCGTCTCAAAATTACTATTGGTTCTAACTTCGAAGTCGAAGGTGGTTCAAGACCTGGTGAGCAGGCAAACAATATTGCAGGTGACATTTCATTAGATTACCAATTATCCCAAGATGGCCGCTATTTTGCGCGGGTATATCGCAAAAACCAATACCAAGCCACTTTGCAAGGACAATTCGTAGAGACAGGGATAGGGTTTATCATCAATATGGACTACAATAAGTTTCGCGAGATATTCATGAACACCAAACAGCTCCAGCAGTACTACGACACGGAGAGCAAAGGATTCAGAAGAAGATTCGATGTTGAACGCATGAATACCGATTCGGTATATAGAGACAGCGTGCGAACAGTAATCCGAGACAGCCTTATGATTCACAGTCCAGAATATCGAAAAAGACAAGAAGAGAAATTGAAAGAGCAAGAGACATTAAAAAAGGATTCGCTAGAGGGCACCACCAACCAGAGTCCAGCATCAAAACCAACGGACACCGTTAAATTTATTGTTCGAAATGAAGAAATAGAAAGGAGACCCAATGAAAACCAATAA